In Providencia rettgeri, the following proteins share a genomic window:
- the ppiA gene encoding peptidylprolyl isomerase A, with protein MLKRIFVPLLAVCAMSASSLALSAGETYVKLVTSAGDIELELNSKKAPVTTENFVQYVNEGYYNGTTFHRVIPGFMIQGGAFDKDLQQKQTREPIKNEADNGLRNLRGTISMARTANKDSATSQFFINVADNAFLDHGQRDFGYAVFGKVVKGMDVADKISKVKTENVGPYQNVPVDPITIISAEVIKKP; from the coding sequence ATGTTAAAACGAATTTTTGTGCCACTTTTGGCCGTCTGCGCAATGAGCGCATCTTCTCTTGCATTATCTGCGGGTGAGACTTATGTTAAATTAGTCACGTCGGCGGGTGATATCGAATTAGAACTGAATAGCAAAAAAGCCCCTGTTACGACAGAAAACTTCGTTCAGTATGTTAATGAAGGTTATTACAACGGAACCACTTTCCACCGTGTTATTCCTGGATTTATGATCCAAGGCGGTGCGTTTGATAAAGATTTACAACAAAAACAAACCCGTGAACCGATTAAAAACGAGGCAGATAACGGTTTACGTAACTTACGCGGTACTATCTCAATGGCGCGTACAGCGAATAAAGACAGTGCAACGAGTCAATTTTTCATCAATGTCGCAGATAATGCTTTCTTAGACCATGGACAACGTGATTTTGGTTACGCTGTATTTGGTAAAGTGGTCAAAGGGATGGATGTTGCAGATAAAATCTCTAAAGTGAAAACGGAAAACGTGGGGCCATATCAAAATGTCCCAGTTGACCCTATTACAATCATCTCTGCAGAAGTAATTAAAAAGCCATAG
- a CDS encoding aminodeoxychorismate synthase component II gives MLLLIDNYDSFTYNLYQYFCELGAEVVVKRNDEITIEEIEQLSPTHLVISPGPCTPDEAGISLEAIKYFAGKLPILGICLGHQAIGQAFGASVVKAREVMHGKTSAIHHNHQGVFKGLNRPLTVTRYHSLVIAAETLPVSFDVSAWSLNNGDVDEIMGIRHKTLPIEGVQFHPESILSEQGHELLNNFLKY, from the coding sequence ATGCTTTTACTTATTGATAATTACGATTCTTTTACTTACAACTTATACCAATACTTTTGTGAGTTAGGGGCAGAAGTTGTTGTAAAACGTAATGATGAAATTACCATCGAAGAAATTGAACAGCTTTCACCTACACATCTTGTGATTTCACCTGGGCCATGTACACCGGATGAGGCAGGTATCTCCCTTGAGGCGATCAAATACTTTGCAGGTAAATTACCCATTTTAGGGATTTGCTTAGGGCATCAAGCGATTGGGCAAGCATTTGGTGCATCAGTCGTTAAAGCTCGAGAAGTTATGCACGGTAAAACCTCTGCTATCCACCATAACCATCAAGGTGTTTTCAAGGGCTTGAACCGCCCCTTGACAGTAACACGCTACCATTCACTGGTGATTGCGGCAGAGACACTTCCTGTTTCTTTTGATGTATCAGCGTGGTCACTGAACAATGGTGATGTTGATGAAATCATGGGAATACGGCACAAAACCTTGCCTATAGAAGGCGTTCAGTTCCATCCTGAAAGCATTCTGAGTGAGCAAGGCCATGAATTACTCAATAATTTTCTAAAATATTAG
- a CDS encoding aspartate aminotransferase family protein, with protein MSEQSVVNRQTFDQVMLPIFSPAEFIPVKGEGSRVWDQQGKEYIDFAGGIAVLALGHCHPSLVSAVREQSEKLWHVSNIFTNEQALKLAQKLTNATFADRAFFVNSGSEANEAAFKLARRYAITKYNPYKTKIIAFKQAFHGRTLFTVSVGGQAKYADGFGPKPADIIHVPFNDLDAVKAVIDENTCAVVLEPVQGEGGVTAATSEFLQGVRKLCDENNALLIFDEVQSGMGRTGKLFSYMHYNVVPDILTTAKALGGGFPISAMITTEEVAKTMEVGSHGTTYGGNPLACAVGNAAFDIINTEEVLNGVEKSRELFVAHLNKLNDKYHIFSEIRGMGLLIGAELDGKLLNRSKDILQASAVEGLMMLNAGTNVLRFTPSLIISEEEINSGMAKLDAAIGKLLS; from the coding sequence ATGTCAGAGCAATCAGTAGTAAATCGGCAGACTTTTGATCAAGTTATGTTGCCTATATTTTCGCCAGCGGAATTTATTCCCGTTAAAGGCGAAGGGAGCCGTGTTTGGGATCAGCAAGGTAAAGAATATATTGATTTTGCTGGTGGGATTGCGGTTCTTGCTTTGGGGCATTGCCACCCTAGTTTGGTGTCGGCTGTGCGTGAACAGAGCGAAAAGCTATGGCATGTCAGCAATATTTTCACCAACGAGCAGGCGCTGAAGTTAGCACAAAAGCTCACGAATGCGACATTTGCTGACCGTGCATTTTTTGTGAATTCCGGCTCAGAAGCGAACGAAGCCGCATTTAAATTAGCGCGTCGTTACGCTATCACCAAATATAACCCATATAAAACTAAGATTATTGCTTTTAAACAAGCTTTCCATGGGCGCACATTATTTACCGTTTCGGTTGGTGGGCAAGCGAAATATGCGGATGGTTTTGGGCCAAAGCCTGCGGATATTATTCATGTACCTTTTAATGACCTTGATGCAGTCAAAGCGGTCATTGACGAAAATACCTGTGCAGTCGTTCTCGAACCAGTGCAAGGCGAAGGTGGTGTAACCGCAGCAACGTCAGAATTTCTGCAAGGTGTACGCAAACTGTGTGATGAAAATAACGCGTTGCTGATTTTTGATGAAGTGCAAAGCGGTATGGGGCGAACAGGCAAATTATTTTCTTATATGCATTACAATGTTGTGCCTGATATTTTAACTACGGCAAAAGCATTGGGTGGCGGTTTCCCTATTAGTGCAATGATCACCACTGAAGAAGTGGCAAAAACCATGGAAGTCGGTTCGCACGGCACCACCTATGGTGGCAATCCCTTAGCGTGTGCAGTAGGTAATGCAGCGTTTGATATTATTAATACTGAAGAAGTATTAAATGGTGTTGAAAAGAGTCGTGAATTATTTGTTGCTCATTTAAATAAATTGAATGATAAATACCACATCTTTTCTGAGATCAGAGGAATGGGATTATTAATTGGCGCGGAGTTAGACGGAAAACTATTGAACCGCTCGAAAGATATCCTGCAAGCTAGTGCAGTAGAAGGCCTGATGATGCTCAATGCTGGCACGAATGTTTTACGTTTTACGCCTTCTCTGATCATTTCTGAAGAAGAAATCAACAGCGGTATGGCGAAATTAGATGCGGCGATCGGGAAATTGCTGAGTTAA